TTCCCAGCAGGTTTATGAAAAGCTGGTGGAGGAAAAAACCATGAATCCCTGCTTCGTCACCCATGTGGCCAAGGACCTGGTTCCCCTCGCCAAGCTGAACAAAGAAAACCCGGACGTGGTGGACGTGTATGAACTGGTAATCAACGGGCAGGAAATTTCCCCCGGTTACTCGGAGCTGAACGATCCGGACGTGCAGAAAGAGCGCCTGGAACACCAGGCCGCCGGGGAAACCCAGCGCGTGGACTACGACTTCATTGAAACGCTGGAATACGGCATGCCCTCCGCAGGCGGCATCGGCATCGGCATTGACCGCGTCATCATGATGCTGACGGGCGCCTCTTCCATCCGCGACGTCCTGCTCTTCCCGCAACTGAAACGGAAGGACAGTTAATTCAGCCCCCCAGCCGCATGGCCCCCCCCACCCCGGATACCCTGGACTGCGCTTCCGCCCAATGGATCGGCAAACGCCGTGAGCAGGAAGACGTGGTTAAAAGCCTTCCCGCCGCCGGCGGGATGCTGGGCATCGTGTGCGACGGCATGGGGGGCCATCTCCGCGGAGACTGCGCCTCCTGCGTGGTGGCGCAGGAATTTGCCGCAGTATTTGCGGAAAGCGGCGTGGAGGATATTCCGGAGCGTCTGACGGAAGCCCTGCATGCCGCCAACCGGGCGCTGGCCGCCATCCAGAAGGAGCCGGAGGAATCCGGAACCACGCTGCTGGCCGTCTTCATCCGTGACCGTTCCCTGTGGTGGATCAGCGTGGGGGATTCCCCCCTTTACTTATGGAGCGGAGCGGACAGCTTCCGCATGGACCGCCTGAATGAAGACCACTCCATGAGGCCCATTGCGGATTGCCTCTACCGGAAGGGGGAAATGTCCCTCCAGGGCGCTCTGCGCCAGCGCTGCGTTCTGCGGTCCGCCGTCATGGGGGGGCCCATGGAACTGGTGGACATCAGCGCCATGCCCCTGCTTCTGCATCCGGGGGATGCGGTGCTGGCCTGCTCGGACGGCTTGCAGGTCTGGAGCGAACTGCTGAGGGAGCCTTCTTTCCTGGCTCTCCAAAAGGCCAGGGACTGTTCCAGCCGGGAGCTGGTGGGAACCATCATGGAGCAGGTGAAGGACATGCTGGAACCGCAGCAGGACAATGCCTCCGTCTGGGCCGCCGTGATGCGGAAACCCTGCACGGACGGTAAATAAACCCGTTCCGGAAAAGGAAAAATAAGACCGGGGGCATCTTCCCCACGAGCGCGGGGCGAGCCTGTGCCGTTTTTACTGCGTCGCTTTTTAAAAGAGGGCCTTTCCTCCGGACGGGGGCGGTGCAGGAAGCCTTCTGGAAATCCGGTGCCGGGGAAGGCCGTTGAACGTTCCGCTGTTCCGCGGGAGCAGGCCGCCGGAAAGAAGCGTCCCGGAGACGATTTCCCCATTGTCATTTGACGGGCGGGGGGGTAGAATACCCTCCGCACGACATGATTGCCTGGATAGTTCTCTATATTGCAGCCTCCTACCTGGTTGGAGCGGTTCCGTTCGGCTACCTTGCCGGCAGGATCAGGGGCCTTGACCTGAGGCGGGAGGGTTCCTGCAACATAGGCGCTACCAATGCATGGCGCGTGCTGGGCTGGAAGTGGGGCCTCTCCGTTTTTGCGCTGGATTTTTTAAAGGGGTTCGTGCCCGTGTTCGGCGCCCTGAACTGGCTGCCGTTCCTGACGGGGGATGCGGGCGGCTGGGACTTCAACGCCGTAGTCGTCCTCGTCTGTTTCGCCGTGGTGCTCGGCCATACCTATACCTGTTTCCTTGGGTTCAGGGGCGGAAAGGGCGTGGCGACGACTGCGGGCGTCTTGTTTGCCCTCAATCCGGTGGTGGCCTGCGTGGCCCTGGGCGCGTGGCTGGTATTCATGGGAATCTCCGGCATCGTGTC
This portion of the Akkermansia massiliensis genome encodes:
- a CDS encoding PP2C family protein-serine/threonine phosphatase; its protein translation is MAPPTPDTLDCASAQWIGKRREQEDVVKSLPAAGGMLGIVCDGMGGHLRGDCASCVVAQEFAAVFAESGVEDIPERLTEALHAANRALAAIQKEPEESGTTLLAVFIRDRSLWWISVGDSPLYLWSGADSFRMDRLNEDHSMRPIADCLYRKGEMSLQGALRQRCVLRSAVMGGPMELVDISAMPLLLHPGDAVLACSDGLQVWSELLREPSFLALQKARDCSSRELVGTIMEQVKDMLEPQQDNASVWAAVMRKPCTDGK
- the plsY gene encoding glycerol-3-phosphate 1-O-acyltransferase PlsY, with the translated sequence MIAWIVLYIAASYLVGAVPFGYLAGRIRGLDLRREGSCNIGATNAWRVLGWKWGLSVFALDFLKGFVPVFGALNWLPFLTGDAGGWDFNAVVVLVCFAVVLGHTYTCFLGFRGGKGVATTAGVLFALNPVVACVALGAWLVFMGISGIVSLASLVAAVAMIAAGWWFYPLCQGGAVSPQILYIAFFTVVGALVILKHRSNIVRLLNGTEHSFYSKKSK